Below is a genomic region from Candidatus Rokuibacteriota bacterium.
GAAGACGAGCGTTAGGAGCCTGAGCCGGCCCGGTGCCGAGTTCACGATGGTATAGGGGGCAGGGGCCTTCAGGCAGAGGGACTCCTCCGGGAGCAGCTCCCACCTTCGGTTCTTCTGCTGGAAGATCGCCTGTCCCTCCACGACCAGATGCCACGACGACCCTACCCAGAGGGACGGCTCGGTCAGGGAGGCTCGAGCCTCGACCTCCACCGCCATCACCTCCAGATCCCCGTGCTGGTAGAGGACGCTCACCCGCGCGTCGGGTCGCTGGACCGATCTGAGGGCGAACCCGCGCTGCCCAACCTGCCCCGTCGTTTCGCTCGGAACCATCGTCCTTAGCCTCCGCCTTCTCATAGGGCAAGCCTGGCGCCAGGGGTATCTGAAGCCGTGGAGCTGGAACCCGGCGAAAAGACAGAGAATGTTTATCGAGATCTAGCAGGGCGTTGGGCAGGGAAAGGATGGGGAGATTGCAAACTGCAGTGAGAGGACTGAACCCTTTAAGAAGACAAGCGGAGACCGGCGTTTCAGAACGAAAGGCGATCTGCAGAATGTAACGCGACGGGGGCTCGTTGTCCGATTCTTGCGCCACGAACTGCTAGTGACACTGCCTCGCGAAAATGAGGCGTTTGCCGGATTGCCAACCCTGTACAGTCCTGGCTGAGTCGGAGCAGAAAAATGAGGCGCTTGCTCCATTTACACCCGCCCCGCGCACCGATCAAGCTGTGCGAAAGAAATGAGGCACGTAAAACGATCAGGGCGTTCGGGAAAATGATCAACCGCATTACGGACATTCTTGCCCTGAGGGTCCCGCGCGCCCGTGTTCTCGTGGGGAGCTGGTGCCGGAGCAGAGAGTTCGATGGCGCGTGGAGGGCGCAGGCTATGCGAAGCAGACGGTGGTGTTCGGCAATCGCGATCGCTGCGCTCCTTTTTGCGAGCCTGGGTGCCTCCGAGGTCCCAGCTCAGAGCGTGGAGGAGCTCAGGCAACGCATCCTAGAGCTCGAGCGGTCAACCCGCGAGCAGATCGAGTCCCTGAAGCGCGTGATCGAGCAGCGGGAGGCCGAGCGCGCGCGGGAACGACAGGCACAGGAGGAGCGCGAGCGAGCCGTCCGGATGCTCAAGGAGCAGGTGGAGCGCCAGCAGGTCTCTCTCCAAAGGCAGGAGGAACGGGCCGCCCAGTTCTTTGACCTCCAGGCCGGTCGCAAGCAGGGAGCCGACCAGGACCGAAACCCGCTCGGCAAGGACATCCAGGGCAACGTCTACACGAGCGACAAGCTCAAGATCCGGCTGGGCGGCTCCCTTCGTCTCCACATCCAGCGCAACGACACCCCGGTGGGGGAGTCCGTGTCGACGGCCCTCTTACCGGATCCGTCACTCCCCGGCGGCGGCAACAACGCTGACCGCGACAGCTTCCGTGCCTTCGCGGGCCGCAGCCGGCTCAACCTCGCGATTCAGGGGCCGGAGACCCTCGGAGGTAAGACCCAGGGCTTTTTCGAGATGGACTTTGAGCGCCAGTTCAGCGCCGGGGAGGGCGGCGCCGTCAACAACAACCCCCGACTCCGTCACGCCTTCGCCCGCTGGAGCTTTGATGACCTCCTGACCAAGGGTGACGAGCTCGTCCTCACCCTCGGCCAGACGACGAGCTTCGCTGACAATACCCCCGACACTGTGGACTTCAATTCGATGCACACCGGCCTGGGGGCCATCGAGCGGCGCAACCCCCGCATCGAGCTGATCCACAGGTACCCGCTGACGTCCAACATCCGACTCCTCGGCTCGATCGGCTTCGAGCGCCCCTTCTTCAACAACGAAGCGCTCGGCGGGACGGCGGACCTGGGAGCGGGGGACCTGAGCGGCTTCCCCGCCGTGAGTGGCGGCATCGGTCTCGAGGCCGGCCGCATCGGTCGGGACTTTGGGATCGGAGCCAGCCAGATCTACGTTCGTACCACGTGGGGCGAGACCGAGGACCGCTTCACCGCGGGGACGAACACGCTCAACACCAACGCCCAGACCAACTTTGTCGAGCGCCACTTCACCAACCAGACCGCCTGGGGCACCTTCACTCTGGACCGCATCGGGTTCAACAAGACGGGGCGTGCCCTGACGTTCCGCCTGAAGGGCGGCGGCCTCTGGACGCGCGGCGAGGCCCGGCACCTCGACGCCGGGTTCGACCGCCGGATCATCATTGACGACGACGGCAAGCTGGTCTCGGCGCAGAGCGCCGGCGGGTTCATCAACCCCCAGTTCTACCTCACCGACACCCTCAGCATCCGGTGGGCCGGCGGTGCCCAGTTCGCCCTGGACAACGATCGGCCTGTGGTGGCCGGCGCCCTGACCAAGAACTTCTTCCGGGTCAACAACAAACAGTCCGAGGTCAGCCTCTGGTGGACGCCCGGCCCGTTCACCTTCGCCATTTCCTATAACCACACCAATACCGACTTCCGGAGCGTCAATCTCGCGGGGGGCTCTGAGAGCCGCGAGAACGAGAACAACAAGATCGAGCTGATCACATGGTTCAGCTTCTGACGGAGGCAACCACCCCTGCAGGGAGACTGCCCATGACATCTGTAACCGAAGCCAGTCCTCCCCGAGCCCTCTCGCGCCGGGAACTGGTCCAGCGCCTCCTCGGCGTCGGGGCGGGGGCGCTCGCGACGGCGCTCGGCGCCGGTCTCGCATCTCCGACGCCTGCGCTCGCAGCGAGCCCGGCGATGGCCGAGAGCCCCGCGCGGACCAGGCGCAAGTTCCGCTACGGCATGGTGATCGACACGCGCCGCTGCGTGGGCTGCAAGGCGTGCGTCGTGGCCTGCAAGGCCGAGAACAAGACGCCGCCGGGCGTCGCCTATACGGTGGTCGTCGAACACGCGCTTCCTACCGGCCCGAACGACAAGCCGCTCTTCATGACCAAACCCTGCTTCCACTGTGAGCGCCCGCCGTGCGTAGACGTGTGCCCGGTGTCGGCCACGTTCAAGCGGGAGCAGGACGGGATCGTCGTCATCGACTATGACCGCTGCATCGGCTGCCGCTACTGCATCACGGCGTGCCCCTACGGCGCGCGCTTCTTCGATTTCGGCGAGAACTACCCCTCGGTCGCCGAGAAGACCGCCTATGCCCGGGTACCCTCGCCCGAGTACCGCCAGTTCCGCAAGCGCGCGGCCGACACCTCCCCGGTCGGTAACGTTCGCAAGTGCACCCTCTGCGTCCACCTGCAGGATGCCGGTGGGCGCTACGACCAGGCGGCCGGGCGCTGGCCGGCCTGCGCGAAGACGTGCACGGGCCGGGCGATCTTCTTCGGCGACTTCAACGATCCCGAGAGCGAGGTCGCGCGCCTCTTGAGCGAGCGGCACGGCGTGCGCCTCAAGGAAGAGCTTGGCACCGAACCTAACGTTCACTACCTGCTCTGAGGATGCCCATGGACCCCAGATCATTGAAGCGCCTGTTCTGGATCAGCGGCCTGGTCTTCTTCGCCCTCGGGCTCATCGGCTGGCGGGACCGCTTCCTGTACGGGCACGTGAGCGCCAACTACGGGAGCGTCGTCACGTGGGGCCTGTGGGTCGCGGCCTACATCTACTTCATCGGGCTCTCGGCGGGATCGTTCCTCATTTCCTCCCTGGTGTATGTCTTCAACATGAAGCGCTTCGAGCGGATCGGGCGCCTCGCGGTCTTCACCGCCGTCGTCACGCTCCTCCTGGCGCTGATCTCCATCTGGGCGGACCTCGGCCACATGTTCCGCGCCTGGCACGTGATCGCCTACGCCAACTTCAAGTCGCCCATGGCCTGGATGATCTGGCTCTACTCGGCCTATGTCATCCTGCTCGTCACCGAATTGTGGTTCCTCCTCCGCGCCGACCTCGTGGCCGGCGGGCGGGCCCCGGGGCCCAAGGGAATGGTCTACCGGCTCCTCGCGCTCGGCTCGCGGGATCAATCGGAGGCCGCGCGCGCGCGGGATCGCTGGATCGTGCGCGCCCTGGCGACGATCGGGGTTCCGGTGGCGATCATGTTCCACGGGGGTGTCGGGGCCCTCTTCGGCGTCGTGGCGGCGCGGCCCGCCTGGCACAGCGGGATGTTTCCCATCATCTTTCTCGTCTCCGCGCTGGCGAGCGGTGGCGCCCTTCTCACGGTCATCGCCGCCATCTTCCAGGACGGCTGGCAGCGCAACCGCGATACGGTGATTGCCCTCGGCCGGATGGTGCTGGGCCTCCTGCTGCTGGACGTGCTCTTTCAGGTCTCGGAGATGCTGGTGGCCTTCTACGGCGGCATCCCGGGCCACACCGAGAGCCTGCGGCTCGCCATCGGCGGTCCCTTCTGGTGGGTCTTCTGGTGGTGGCAGCTCGTGCTCGGCACGCTCGTTCCCATTGTGCTCCTGGTGCTCCCGACCGGGAGGGATCCCCGCTGGGTCTCCCTGGCGGGGCTCCTGATCGCGGCCGGCTTCCTCGGAGTGCGCCTGAACATCGTGATCCCGGGTTTGGCCGCCGAAGAGATCCGCGGCCTGTCAGAGGCGATCGCGTCGGCGCGAATGACGACGTACTACGTCCCGAGCGCCACCGAATGGCTGGTGATCGTCGGCGTGGTGGGGCTCGGGTTGTTGCTCTTCGGCTTCGGAGAGCTGCTGCTCCCGAAGGAGGAGGAGGCCGGCCATGTACGAGTTTGACCCGAAGATCGGCCGCCGCGTGTTCCTCAAGGGCGCGGGCGCGGTGGCCGCCGTGACGGCGACCGGCATGGCGGTGTCCGGGCGGGCGACCCTCGGCTCGACGGAGCACGTTCTCTTCATGGACACGGCCGGCGCGGAGCAGTGGGGGCGCGAGGCGGGAGAGTGGATCCCCTCCTGCTGCAACATGTGCGGCGGCCAGTCCGGGATCATGGTCCACGTGGTCAACGGGGTGGTCGAGAAGATCGAGCCGAACCACTGGAACCCGAACAACTACTCGAACATCTCGGCAGACTTCTTCGCCGGCTACACGGAGCGGTACGGGTGCGCTGAAGGCGGAGCCCTGTGCCCGAAGGGCAACGCCGGGATCCAGCAACTCTACGATCCTGACCGGCTACGGAGCCCGTTGAAGCGGACGAACCCCGAGAAATCGCTCGGCGCCGACCCGAGGTGGACCGAGATTTCCTGGGAGCAGGCGCTCGACGAGATTGCCGCGAAGCTGAAGGCGCTTCGCGAGGCCGGCGAAGCCCACAAGCTCATCTGGTTCAGCGAGGATCACTCGTTCACCCACATCCAGCAGGACTTCTGCAAGCTGTACGGCACGCCCAATTACTCCAACCATTCCAACCTCTGCGACGTCGCACGCAAGGCCTCCTTCGCCACGGTGATGGGGGATGGGCGGCCCCTCGCCGACTTCATCCAGTCGAGGTATATCCTGCTCTTCGGCTGGAACCCGACCTCCGCCATCAAGTGGGTGTACCTGCCGCGGATCCTCACCCGGGCGCTGGAGAAGGGCGCGAGGCTCGTCGTCGTTGACCCGTATCTCTCGGACACCGCCGCCAAAGCGCACGAGTGGGTGGCCATTCGGCCCGCCACGGACGGAGCCCTCGCCCTGGCGATGGGTCACGTCATCGTCAGGGAGGGGCTCTACGACACGGAGTTCGTGTCGAGGTGGACGACGGGCTTCGACGCGTACGCGGCCTACGTCAAGGACAAGACGCCGGCCTGGGCGGAGCAGATCACGTCCGTCAAAGCCAAGACCATCGAACGGATCGCCCGGGAGTTCGCGACGACGAAGCCCGCGCTCGCGGACGTCTGGAGCGGCCCCGGTCAGCACTCCAACGGCGTCCAGGGGGGGCGGGCCATCGCGCTTCTCAACTCGCTGATCGGCGCCTACGACCGGCCGGGGACCATGCTCATCCCGGACAAGCGCGGGAACAAGCACGCCGCCGTCGAGCCCGACGCGACAGCAGGCGCGACGCTCAAGCAGCCGCGCTTTGACGAGCTGCCGAAGTACCCGCTGGGCCACGGCTCCGGCGTCTACACGCAGTCGTTCGTGAACCTGGCGGAGGGCAAGGGACCGTATGCGCCGAAGATGGGCGTCATCATCTTCCAGAACGTGATGATGTCGGTGCCGGGCAACCAGACCGTCGCCAAGGCCCTCGCTAAGCTGGAGACGCTGGTGGTCATCGACACGATGCTGAGCGAGACGGCGATGCTTGCCGACTACGTCTTGCCGGGCACCACCTACCTGGAGCGCTACGACCTGAACACCCACTGGGTCACGTGGCCCGTGCTCGGTCTTCGCCAGCCGGTCGTCAAGCCGCTGTTCGGCCAGCCCGCCGAGTACGAGGTGGTGGCGGCGCTGGGCCGCCGGCTCGCGCTCCGCGACAAGAACGCCAAGGACTTCTTCACGGTCGGCCCGCTGTCGGGCGAGCCGATCGGGGATCCGACGGCCTGGTACGAAGACTTCCTCTCCAACGAGCTGAAGACGGGCGCGCCGAAGCTGACCCTCGCCGAGCTTAAGGCGCTTCCCGGCGCGGTCTGGGTCGATACGAAGGGGACGCGCTACGAGAAGTACGCGGAACCGCTCAAGCCTGAACAGCTCAAGGACGCCTTCTTCGATGGCAATCCCACGAGCGAAGGCACCGGCATCTATGACAAGCCCAAGGATCAAAAAGGCAAGCGGATCGGCACGGTGGTCGGAGGGAAGCCCGTGCGCGGGTTCATGACGAAGAGCGGCAAGGCGGAGTTCTTCTCGAAGTGGCTGGGCGGGAAGACCGACGCGAACGGCAAGCCGGTGGACCCGCTCCCCGTCTACGAGCCGCGCGAGTGGCAGCCGTCCCCCGAGTATCCGCTCTACCTCATCAACTGGAAAGAGGCGAGCCACACCCACACGCGGACACAGAACAATGCCTGGCTGGTCGAGATCAAGCCCGAGAACCCGCTGATCATCAACCCGGCGACGGCGGCCCGGCTGGGGATCGCGGAGGGCGAAGCTGTTTGGGTCGAGTCCCCCTACGGCAGGGTGAAGGCGCGAGTCAAGACCACGCGCCGGATGCATCCGGAGGTCGTCGGGCTCCAGCACGGCTTCGGCCACACCGCGCTCGGGAGGTTCGCCAGGGGTCGGGGGACAACCGACTCGCCGCTCCGTCCGACGAAAGCGGATCCGCTCTCGGGGCAAGCCCTGCACAAGGAGACCTGTGTGCGGATTGTGAAGGCCTGAGCGCCAGCATGCGGAGGCGAACATGAAGCTCTCAAAAGCGGGTCTCGTCGTAATCGTCGCGCTCGCCCTCGGCATCGGTGCGGCGCCGTTCGGAGCCGACGCCCAGCAGGCGGGA
It encodes:
- a CDS encoding molybdopterin-dependent oxidoreductase, with the translated sequence MYEFDPKIGRRVFLKGAGAVAAVTATGMAVSGRATLGSTEHVLFMDTAGAEQWGREAGEWIPSCCNMCGGQSGIMVHVVNGVVEKIEPNHWNPNNYSNISADFFAGYTERYGCAEGGALCPKGNAGIQQLYDPDRLRSPLKRTNPEKSLGADPRWTEISWEQALDEIAAKLKALREAGEAHKLIWFSEDHSFTHIQQDFCKLYGTPNYSNHSNLCDVARKASFATVMGDGRPLADFIQSRYILLFGWNPTSAIKWVYLPRILTRALEKGARLVVVDPYLSDTAAKAHEWVAIRPATDGALALAMGHVIVREGLYDTEFVSRWTTGFDAYAAYVKDKTPAWAEQITSVKAKTIERIAREFATTKPALADVWSGPGQHSNGVQGGRAIALLNSLIGAYDRPGTMLIPDKRGNKHAAVEPDATAGATLKQPRFDELPKYPLGHGSGVYTQSFVNLAEGKGPYAPKMGVIIFQNVMMSVPGNQTVAKALAKLETLVVIDTMLSETAMLADYVLPGTTYLERYDLNTHWVTWPVLGLRQPVVKPLFGQPAEYEVVAALGRRLALRDKNAKDFFTVGPLSGEPIGDPTAWYEDFLSNELKTGAPKLTLAELKALPGAVWVDTKGTRYEKYAEPLKPEQLKDAFFDGNPTSEGTGIYDKPKDQKGKRIGTVVGGKPVRGFMTKSGKAEFFSKWLGGKTDANGKPVDPLPVYEPREWQPSPEYPLYLINWKEASHTHTRTQNNAWLVEIKPENPLIINPATAARLGIAEGEAVWVESPYGRVKARVKTTRRMHPEVVGLQHGFGHTALGRFARGRGTTDSPLRPTKADPLSGQALHKETCVRIVKA
- the nrfD gene encoding polysulfide reductase NrfD; its protein translation is MDPRSLKRLFWISGLVFFALGLIGWRDRFLYGHVSANYGSVVTWGLWVAAYIYFIGLSAGSFLISSLVYVFNMKRFERIGRLAVFTAVVTLLLALISIWADLGHMFRAWHVIAYANFKSPMAWMIWLYSAYVILLVTELWFLLRADLVAGGRAPGPKGMVYRLLALGSRDQSEAARARDRWIVRALATIGVPVAIMFHGGVGALFGVVAARPAWHSGMFPIIFLVSALASGGALLTVIAAIFQDGWQRNRDTVIALGRMVLGLLLLDVLFQVSEMLVAFYGGIPGHTESLRLAIGGPFWWVFWWWQLVLGTLVPIVLLVLPTGRDPRWVSLAGLLIAAGFLGVRLNIVIPGLAAEEIRGLSEAIASARMTTYYVPSATEWLVIVGVVGLGLLLFGFGELLLPKEEEAGHVRV
- a CDS encoding 4Fe-4S dicluster domain-containing protein, producing the protein MAESPARTRRKFRYGMVIDTRRCVGCKACVVACKAENKTPPGVAYTVVVEHALPTGPNDKPLFMTKPCFHCERPPCVDVCPVSATFKREQDGIVVIDYDRCIGCRYCITACPYGARFFDFGENYPSVAEKTAYARVPSPEYRQFRKRAADTSPVGNVRKCTLCVHLQDAGGRYDQAAGRWPACAKTCTGRAIFFGDFNDPESEVARLLSERHGVRLKEELGTEPNVHYLL